GGTACGCTCAGGGCGCAGCGCCAGGGGAGAACGCCATGGATGCCAGAGAGAATTCCGAGCCGCTGGGCGGCCCCACGTCCGGCCAGGTTAGAACCGGAGGGGCGACTGGGAGACCGGACCGCTGGGCCGCGGTGGCTGGTCTGGTGTTCACTGCCCTGGTTGTGGCCAGCTTCTTCATGCCCGATATACCCAGTAGCGACAGCCCGGCGGAGGACATCGCAGCCCAGCTTGCCGCGGACAACACCGCCCACCGGCTTTCGCTGCTGCTGGGATTCCTCGCGGACGTCGCCTTCCTGGTATTCCTGGCCGGCCTCTGGAGCAGGCTGCGCCGATGGGAGGGCCCGGCCGGGATGTTCGCTGCGCTGATCCTCGCCGCCGGCGCTGCCTTTGTCACACTCATGCTGATTTCGGGGGGCCTGCACCTGGCGCTCGTCCAGTACGCCTCCGGAGGCCAGCCCGACCCGGCGGTGCTTCCCGCCCTCACCGACCTCAACCAGTGGGTGGGTGCGGCCATTCTGCCCCCCAGTGTCGCGATGTTCCTCGGGGCGACGGTGGCCATCCTGACCACCCGGGCGCTACCGCGGTGGCTGGGCTGGCTGGCTGCCGCCACGGCCGTGCTGCAGCTCATTTCTCTCGCGGGAGTATTCCAGACCACCGTCGAGGGAGTGGTCGGCATCGCCGCTTTCAGCGGCTTCCTGCTCTTCTTGGTCTGGGTCCTGGCCACGAGCGTCGTGCTGCTGCTCCGGCCCGGCCAGCAGCCGGCCGGTGCATAACGGCACGAAAGGCCTGGAACCGCTGTCCGGGTCCGGGCCGGTGTTCATTGGCCGCGGCCGTTCAGTGCATGCGGAATCCCCGGCCCGTTCGCCCATGCCGGGCTGGGGATTCCGCCCTCAGTTTGAAACAGGACGCGACGTATCGGCAGCCTGCGCGAACGTCTCGATGAGGTGGCGCTGATTTTGGGTCTGCTTGTCGAAGGCGGGTGCTCGTCCGCCGTTTGACCATGAATGGGCATTCTGTTCGAATGAGCACGGCAGTTGTGCAGCTGGGTGGGATCGACACAGGGGAGAAGATCGATGAGGGCGGGGATCACGATCCTTCCGGAGTACCGCTGGGCCGAGGCGAAGCCGAGGTGGCAGGCGGCCGAGGCGTACGGCTTCGCCCACGCGTGGACGTTCGACCACCTCGGCTGGGGGCCGCTGGTCGGCGGCCCGTGGTTCGGCTCGGTGCCGACCTTGAGCGCGGCGGCACTGGCGACGTCGCGGATCGGGCTGGGCTTCATGGTGGCGTCGCCGAACTTCCGGCATCCGGTGTCGTTCGCGAGGGACGTCACGGCATTGGACGACCTGTCGGACGGCAGGTTGACGGTGGGCGTGGGTGCAGGCGGAGTGGATGGCTACGACGTGGACGTCTTCGGCGGCACCACGAAGGCCGCGAGCCCGTCGAGGCGGTACAAGGAGTTCGTGGAGTTGCTGGACGCGCTGCTGACCACAGACGGGGTCGACTACTCCGGCGAGTACTACACGGCCGCGGACGCCCGCAACGCCCCCGGCTGCGTCCAGCGTCCGCGCACCCCGTTCGTGCTCGCCGCGAACGGTCCGAAAGCGTTGGCGCTGACCGCCCGACACGGCCAGGGCTGGATCACCATCGGCACCGTCCACGACAGCCTGGACGGGTGGTGGAAGTCGCTGGCCGAGCTGTCGGCCCGGTTCGACGAGGCCCTGGCTGCCGAGTCCCGCGACCCGGCCACGGTGCGCCGCTTCCTCCAGACCGACGCCGCGCCGGTCTTCAGCCTGTCGAGCGTCGACGTCTACCGCGACTTCCTGGGCCGTGCCGCAGAACTGGGTTTCACCGACGTCCTGGCGCCATGGCCGCGGCACGAGGGCCCGTTCGCGGGTGACGAGGCGATCCTCGACACCGTGGCCACGGATGTCCTGCCGACCTTGTCCTGAGTCTTGTGCGACATGTCAGAGCTGATGCAGGAAGTCCGTGCGCTTGGGCGGGGCCGGCGTCACGAAGCTGAGCTTCAGCGCATAACCGTGCGGGTTCGGGCGGGCTCCGGGCAGTTCGACATAGAGCGCATCGAGCTCGCGACGCCAGACGAGTGGCTCGGCGACACCGAGCATCCGGATCTCGTCGATCTCTCTCGGCTCCACCTGGTGGCGGAGTCCGAGCGTCGTGAGCACGACCTCGTCGGTCTCCGGCCAGGCCACCGTCGACGCATAGAGGTACGAGCCGGTGACATCGTTGCGCACCGTGAATCGGTGGTCGTCGGATGAGAAGCTCGATGCTTCGCCGTCGACGAAGGACCCGCCCTTGACCTGGAGCGGCCCCTCGCCGGGCACTGCATACGGAACCGTGCCGTACACGGCCTCTCCGTAGACCGAGAGCCAGGCCCCGATCGCCTCGAGGATGGCGACTTCGGTCTCGGCGATCGTGCCGTCGGGCCTCGGCCCGATGTTCAGCAGCAGGTTGCCGTTCTTGGAGACGACGTCGAGCAGCTCACTGAGGAGCTCGACGACGCTCTTGTACACGTGACCCTCGGTCCAGCACCACGAACTGCGTGACACCGCCGAATCGTTCTGCCAGACGAACGGTTGAGCGACGCCCATCGCTCCTCGTTCGATGTCGTACACCGCACTGCCGTCGGCGAAGGCATCCCACTTGTAGTTGATGACCACCTCGCGACCCCACGCGGCGGCACTGTTGTAGTAATAGGCCGCGAGCTTGCGAAGATAGGGTTCGAACGCCGGGTTCTCGATCCACCAGTCGAACCACAACAGCTGTGGGCGATAGCGGTCGATGATCTCGACGGTGCGCAGCAGCCAGTCTTCGAGGTGCGCTCTCGATGGCTCGGTCTCCTCGCGCTGGGCCGGGCCGTAGAAGTCGCTGAACGCGGGGTCGCGCACGTCGGACTCGAACCTGGCTCCGCCGTTCATGAAGAACCAGTGCTCGGCGCGGTGAGAGGATCCACCGAAGGTCATCGACTGCTCGCGAACCGCGACGGCGAGGTCACCGAACACGTCGCGCCGCGGGCCGACGCGGCTCGCGTCCCAGCGCGTGCGATCGCTGCGGTACATGGCGAATCCGTCGTGGTGCTCGGCCACGGGAACCACGTACTGCGCGCCGGCCCGGCGGAACAGGGCCGCCCAGGCGTCGGGGTCGTAGTGGTTCATGTGGAACTGGGGAATGAAGTCCTTGTAGCCGAATTCCGAGTGCGGGCCATACGTCGTGCGGTGGTGCTCGAACTCCGCGGTGCCCTCGCGATACATGTTTCGCGAGTACCACTCGTCGCGGTATGCGGGAACCGAATAGACGCCCCAGTGGATGAAGATCCCGAACTTGGAATCGCCGAACCACTTCGCGGGGCGGTAGCCGCGCAGCGACTCCCAGGTGTCCTCGAAGGGGCCGTCGGCGATAACGGTATCAATTCGGGCAAGGGCGGCAGCATCGTCGTCGGGGACGACGCGCGGAGGAACCCAGGACTGATCCGGCATGGAGAAAGCTCCTTATGCTTGCGATGGGGAATCGGGAGATCGAGCAACCGTCTGATCAGCCGGCATGTAACGCTACAGAGTCCGACGGCGAGCTTCAACGGGCAACGACATGCTCCCGGAACGGCCTCGCAGGCACATCCGCGGTAACGAGCCCGACCTCCATTTGCGGAACCTGGGCGACGACCTCACCACGCGGATTGATGACGGATGTCGGCCCCCAGCCGACTCGCTCAGCGTCCCTAGCTCCCGTGACATCTGAAGACACCAGCCACATGCCGGTCTCCCGCGCGCGACGAGCGCGGACCACACTGTGTTCGTCCTTCCACAGCTCGGCGTTCGATCGCCGCATCATGTTCTGGGCGGGCAGAAGCAGGACATCTGCACCGCCCGCTGCCACGCGGTTGGCCGGCTCGCTGAAGTTGGCGTCGTGGCAGATGTTGATTCCGAACCTCACCCCGCGCAGATCGAACGTCGGATACTCGCGACCCGCGTCGAACAGTGACTCTCCCGCGGTGAGATGAGTTTTGCGGTACGCGCCGAGAAGCTCGCCTTCACGGACGACGACGGCAGTGTTCAGGATCCGCTGGCGATCACGCTCGATGATGCCGAAGACCAACGTTGGTGATACATCCCGCAGTCGACGAAGAACTTCCGCGAATTCAGGCGAATCGAGCCCCATTGCCGAACCCTCGACGTGAGCCCGCTCCACGAGATAGCCCTGGAGGAAGCACTCCGGGAACAGCACCAAGTCGACATCATCGGTCGCCGCGAGCGCCGCAAGACGACGGATGCACGCCAGAGCATCGTCAACGGAGCCAATGATCTCGGGCGTCTGACACGCCCCGACTCGAATCACTCCCACGCCCCGAGAACCCACCACCCGTCACAATATCGCGGCCACGTCCCCCGCGCTGGGACATCCGGCCGAGGCGCTTGAATCTCGGCTGCGGCAGGCGCACAGTGGAAGGAGTGAGGAGGTCCCATGCGCGACTGGATGGCTCACCCGGAGGTCATGCCGATCCTCTCCCCTGGCCGGCACCGTTCGCCGCTGCGCGGGGCCTGCTTCATGGAACTTGCGTCGTACCTCGCGGGGGAGCGCTGGAGCGACCATCCCGCATGTACGCACGGCACGCTCGCACATCTCGCACGCATGGTGAACGACCAGACGAGCGACGCCGGACGCGCCCGGCTCACGCCGCTCATCCCGACGGTCATCGGCCTGACGAGCGACGACCCGCTGCTCGATGTCCTGCTCGCCGTGCGAGCCGCCCACGCCGCCCTGCCGATCGCCGCTGAGGAGCGCCAGCGTTCGCAGGCGGTGGGCCTGCGCGTCGCCCTCACCGTCCTCGCGGAACGCGACCACGAGCTCGCCGCGGAATCGCGCGAACTGGCAAAGGCCGCCCTCCACGCCGCACCTGCCGCCGACGCCTGGGCCATCCGGTTCATCGAGGAAGTCGGTCCGGGCCGCCCGGGCATGACGGCGCGGCAGTGCCGGGACATCGTGACCGGCGCCGTCGATGGGATCGCACGGGCATGCGTCGCGGATCCCGACGATCGACTCGTCGCGCTGCTCACCTCCGCCGTGTCGGACACGGAGCGCTTCGTGGGCGCGAGGCGTGAGGCGGCGGAAGTCCGCGCCGAGGCGGGTGTGCCCGTCACCACCTAGGCACCTGCGGAAACGCACCCCGCGTGGTACGTTCAGCACCAACCAACGCTGGGGGGCGTGAGCGTGCGAGCAGCAGGCCGGGTGCGTCGGATGGTCGGCACGTTGATCGTGGCCGCCGCGATTGCGGCGTTGACCGGGTGCACATCACCCGCGCCGCCGGCTGTACCGCAGTCGACTGGCACGCCGATTCCGGTTCCCGCAGACAGCGCCGCGGTCGGACTGCCGAAGGACATGTACCTCCACCTCGGCGCTCCGACCGAGTGGTGGTGGAACATCGGGACGCTCCGGGCGGGCGACCGGGTGTTCGGCTTCGAGATCAACGCGGCCGCGTTCCCTGTCAACGGCTTTGCCTTCACACAGATCATGCTCACCGATGTGCAGAACGGGAAGCACTACCAGTCGACCACCGTCTACCTCCCCCCGAAGTCCTGGGACCCGCAACACTGGGCCGAGTCGGACCCGACGAAGAACTGGTTCGCCCGCCTCGGTGACCCGGCGAGCCAGCTCGGCGGCATCGTGGTCACCGACCCCGGCACCGGGTACACGAGCGCGCCGAAGGTGACGATCGCCGGCGGCGGCGGAACCGGTGCCTCCGCGATCGCCACGCTCGGCGCCGACGGCGGGGTGGGCGACGTCCTGGTGAGCGACCCCGGCGCGGGCTACACCTCGACGCCCGAGATCACGATCAGCGGCGACGGGACCCGGCGCGAAGGCCGTTGCCTACTCCTCGTACGTCGCGATGTCGGCGCCGGGGGACGACCCGACGCAGGGGCTGCGGGTGGAGGCACTCCTGGCGGACGAGGCGACGCTGACGCCGGTGCAGTTCGACCTGACGGAGACGCAACACGGCAGCCCGTTCATCGTTTTCGGCACCGGCGTGAACTCGGCCGATCATTCGCTCGATCTGCAGCACAAGAACTACTACTTCTCGCTCACTCACCTGCAGACGACCGGGACGATCACGCTCGACGGAGAGGAGATCCCCGTCACCGGCGAGACCTGGATGGACCACGAGTACGGCGTGTTCGGGGACTCGGCGAATCCGGTCAAGTGGAACCTCTCCGACCAGCAGCTCGACAACGGCTGGACGCTGTCGAACTACTTCCTCTCGAAGGCCGGCGAGGATCCTCCCGCGGATGTGGCGGTCCCGTCGTTCTCGACACTCCAGAGCCCTGACGGGCAGATGTACTACGTCGGGAGCACGATGACGCCGCTTGCGCCGTCGTGGACGAGCCCGGTCACCGGGGAGACGTACTACACGCGCATCCGGGTGCAGATCCCGCTCTTCGATGCGGACTTCACCGTGACGGCGGCGATCCCTGACCAGGAGTTCCCGGTCCAGGGCGCTCCCGTGTACGAGGGCATCGGCTCGGTGGACGGCACGTTCCAGGGCGAGCCCGTCACCGGCGACGGCTGGATCGAGCAGGCGCACTGAGTCGAGTTCGTGCGCACCGTCGAACGAGGCTGCTCAGCGGAGCATGCCGAACCAGGGCCCCCACAGCGCCAGGCCGGAAACTGTGAGCCACAGCATGATGGCCATCGGTACGAGCGCGAGGTAGCCGAGGACGAACGCGGTGATCGACAGGCCGCGCCCCGCGCCGCCGTGTCGACGGGCCTGCGCGAATCCCGTATGCCCGAGTGCGACCGCGAGCACGACGACGACCAGCCAGAGCGCGGGCGCGGCGATGAGGATCCCCTGGATCACCGCGAACACCATCGCGTCCGGAAGCGCCTTCCCGAGCGCGAAGGTAGCACAACCCGTGATCGCCAGCAGCCCGAACACGAACGCGGCGACCGCAGTGGGGGTCCGCCGCTCGCCGCTCGGCGCGATTCCCTCGAGAGTCGTCATGTGGGCACGATAGCCGATCGGCGCTGGAACGCTGCGATAATCGAGCCACCCGAGTTCACCCGCCTGCTGCGGGCGACGACGCTGGAGTCGTGATGATCAGAGAGCCGCGAAGTGCGTTCGTCGGTCGCCATCGCGAGTTGGAGACTCTCCAGTCGCTCCTCGACGCATCTTCGCTCGTGACCCTCACGGGCGTCGGCGGTGCAGGCAAGACCCGGCTCGCGATGCGCGCGGCGAACCGGTATTCGGAGCACGAGGGCATCGACTGCTGGTTCGTCCCACTCGAGTCCGTGCAGGACCCGCAACGCATGCCGCTCGCGGTGGTGCGCGCCCTTCCGCTCGCGGACCAATCGGGGCGCGATCCGCTCGAGGTCGTCGTCGCCGCACTTCGCGATACGCCTGCGATCCTCGTTCTCGACAATTGCGAGCAGATCATCGATGCTGCCGCCTCGTTCACCGACGAACTTCTGCTCGCGCTCCCGCAGCTCACCGTGCTCGCGACGAGCCGCCGTCCGCTCGAGCTCGACGGCGAGCTCGTCTACCCGGTGCCACCGCTTTCGTTGGAAGCGGCGTCGGAGGGGACATCCGATGCGGTGTCGCTCCTCGTGGCCCGGGCACGTGCCGCCGACGCCGCCTTCGAGCTCGGTCCGACGGAGGAGGCGTCCGCCGCCGAGCTGTGCCGCTCCCTCGATGGGCTGCCGCTCGCGATCGAACTTGCCGCGACGCGGCTGCGGACCCTCTCGATCGCGGAGCTTGCGAGCGGTCTCTCCTCCCGGTTCACCCTCCTTCGCAGCGGCTCTCGCAGCGCCGTCGGGCGTCAACGCACCCTGCGGGCGGTTGTCGACTGGAGCTACGAGCTGTGCTCGCCCGAGCAGCGGGAACTCTGGTGCGCGCTCGCGGTGTTCTCCGGCCCGTTCGAACTCGAGGCTGCCGCGGCGGTCGGAGGCTACACGATCAAGGACGTCGTCGACCCGCTCGACGAGCTGGTCGCGCAGTCCGTCGTCGAGGCGGATCATGAGACCGGTCGATTCCGGATGCTCGAGACGATCCGCGGCTACGGGCGCGAGCGCGCCGAGGAGGAGGGGCGGTTGCCGGTGCTGACCCGGCGCCACCTCGACCACTTCGCGGCCGTCGCGGCGAGTTCGCGCGTGGATTGGTATGGCCCGGGGCAGACCGCCGTCCTCGCGCGACTGCGCGCCGACCGGGCCGAACTGCAGGCCGCTCTCACCGTGGCCACCGCGGTCGACACGGACACGGCCCTCGCCCTGTTCTCCGATCTCTGCTACCACTGGGCGGTCGGCGGGTTCATCCCCGAGGGGCGCGGCTGGGCGACCCGCGTGCTCGCCCTGCCGGGAGGGTCCGCCACCCACCGGGTTCCAGCTCTCATCAACGCCGCTTGGCTGTGCCTGCTGCAGGGCGACCTCGTCGAAGCGGCGGGACGACTCGACGAGGCCGACAGCCAGACGCAGGGCGCCTCGTTCTCAGCAGACCGGGCGGCCACCATCCGCGTCGAGATCGACCGCTGGCGCGGCACACATGCGATGTTCTCGGGCCGGCCGCAGGATGCGGTAGGCCGATTCGAAGCGTCGATCCGCGCCGCTCAGGAGTGCGGCCACCCCGAGGAGGCCCTTCTCGCGCAGTTCCAGCTGACCACGGCGCTGAGCCATCTCCGCGAGCCCGAGGCGGCCCGTGCCGGGAGGGACGCCCTCGCCTACGCCGAATCCGTGCACGAGACCTGGATGCGCGCGCACGCGCTGTGGTCGCTCGGCCTCGCCGCGTTCGTCGAGCGTGACCTGGATGCAGCGGAGCGATTCGCGCGGGAGGCCATCGTGACCGATCGCGGTTTCGATGATCCCGTCGGCGAGTGCCTCATGCTCGAGGTGCTCAGCTGGGTCGACGCAGAGCGCGGCCTGGCGGACCGGGCCGCGATCCTCCTGGGGGCGACCGACGCCCGCTGGCGGCTCATCGGGTCGGCGATCACGGTGCATGGGCCGCAGCTCGCCGCGCATCACGATCGGTGCGTCGATGAACTCCGGCGGCGGCTCGGCCCGCAGCGGTACGACAAGCTCGTCGGTGCGGGCGGACACCTCGACTCCGACGAGGCCGTCGCGTTCGCCCTCGAGTCGAAGACCACGGTCGCCGGCGGGCTCAGCGCGCGTGAGCGCGACGTGGCGATGCGCATCCATCGCGGGATGAGCAATCGCGAGATCGCCGGGGAACTCGTGCTGTCGGTGCGCACCGTCGACACTCACGTGCAGCGCATCCTCGGCAAGCTCGGCTTCTCCTCGCGTGCTCAGATCGCGGCCTGGTACGAGGCGACGTTCGCGTCCACGTCGCCGATTACGTAGTCCTACGGATACCGCCTCGCGACGCGCGAAGGCACGCTGGGGAAACGACACCGACGTCCACCCAGCAGATGCGCAACGTCGGGCATCGCGAGAGCGAACCCGTGCGCATCCCGTCCGCAAAGGCATGGAATCCCGATGACTGCGCAACTCCGCCCTCGAATCATCCTCGTCCACGGCGCCTGGGTGGGCCCGTGGGAATTCGCCCCGCTCATCGAGATCCTGCGCGAGCGCGGCTGGGAGGTCGACGCGCTTGATCTTCCCTCGACCGGAAGTACCGAGAGCATGCTCCAGGATGCCGCGGCGATCACCGCCGCGATCGATCGCGCCGACGGGCCGGTCGTACTCGTCGCGCACTCCTACGGTGGCGTGCCCGTGACGGAGGCGGGCGATCACCCCGCGGTCGAGCGCATCGTGTACGTCGCGGCGTTCGCGCTCGACGCCGGTGAGAGCGTCATCTCCTCGGTCGGCGGCTCCCTCCCCGAGGCGTGGGGCATCGCCGACGGTCAGGTGACGATGGGCCGCAGCCGAGACGAGCGCGTCGACCTGATCGCCGCCGACATGCCCGCCGGAGTTCCGCGCGAGGCATCCGAGCAGCTCGCCGATCTGTTCCGGCCGCAGTCGCTGGCCTCGTTCGGCGACGAGGTCTCACGCGTCGCGTGGCGGGTGAAGCCTGCGACGTACATCCTCACCGAGAACGACGGCGTCGTCGCGCCCGAGTTCCAAGAGTCGCTCGCCCTGCGCAGCGGCGCCGAGATCGTGCGCATCCCGCACGGTCACGCGCCGTTCCAAGAGAACCCCGCCGGCTTCGCGGACCTGCTCGAGCGCGTCTCGGCGCTCTCGTCCGTCGCGAATTGACTGCGCCAGTCGGACAACCGAGCACCAGAACTCACGACTCACCCCATGACCGCATCCACCACTCAGAGGAGAGCAGGACGATGACCCTCACCGAAACCCAGACCCCCGCATCCACCACCGCTCCCCCACGCGGACGACTGTTCATCGGCGGGCAGTGGCGGGACGCCTCGGACGGCGGCCGCATGGACGTGATCGCCCCCGCGACCGGGAAGAAGCTCACCGAGGTCGCGAAAGCGACGACCGCCGATGTGGATGCCGCGGTCGCGGCCGCGCGCGCCGCGTTCGACTCGGGGGTGTGGTCGGGGTTGTCCAGTCGCGCACGAGCGCGCATCCTGCAGCGCGCCTACACGCTCATGCGCGAGCGCTCCGAGGAGCTCGCTCAGGCGGAGAGCTCGAACGTCGGCAAGCCGATCACCTTCGCCCGGGTCGTCGATGTCAACAATGCCGCTGAACTGTACGAGTACTACGCGAGCCTCGGGCACCACCTCGACGGCTCGGTGCGAGAGAGCACCGGCCAGACGCACGTCTATGTCAAGAACGAGCCGATCGGCGTCGTCGCGGCGATCACACCGTTCAACTTCCCGCTCATCCTGTCGAGCACGAAGATCGCCCCCGCACTCATCGCCGGCAACACGATCGTGCACAAGCCGGCGAGCGATACCCCTCTGAGTGCGCTGCTGATGGCGCAGATCCTGCAGGAGGCCGGCGTGCCGGACGGCGTCTTCAACGTCGTGACCGGCTCGGGCGCCGTGATCGGCGATCACCTCGTCGCGCATCCGGGCGTCGACAAGGTCGCTTTCACCGGCTCGACCGAGATCGGCGCGCACGCGGCGCAGCTCGCGGGCAGCACTCTCAAGCCGTTCACCGCGGAGCTCGGCGGCAACGCCGCCAACATCCTCTTCGCGGATGCCGACCTGAACACGGCGATGCACACCGTCATCGCCGCATTCGTCTTCAACACCGGGCAGTTCTGCATGGCGGGACCCCGGCTCCTCGTCGAACGTCCCATCTACGAGGTCGTGCTGGGCATCCTCGCCGAGGCGGTGCCGCAGGTGCCCTTCGGCGACATCACCAATCCCGAGACGGTGATCGGGCCGCTCGCGAGCGCGAACCAGCTCGAGAAGGTCTCGGCGATGGTCGACCGTGCCAAGGCGGACGGCGCCCGGGTGATCGCGGGAGGCGAGGAGTCCGAGCTCGACGGCTTCTACTTCCTTCCGACGGTGCTCGCCGACCTCGCCGGCGACGCCGAGGCTGTGGCGGAGGAGGTCTTCGGCCCCGTTCTCACCGTGCAGCCCTTCGACACCGAAGAGGAGGCGATCGAACTCGCGAACTCCACCCGCTACGGGCTCGCGAGCGGCATCCAGACCTCGGATCTCGCGAAGGCGCACCGCGTCGCCGCGCGGCTCGACGCGGGAATCACCTGGGTGAACGGCTGGGCCCTGCTCGACCCCGCCACTCCCTTCGGCGGGGTCAAGGCCTCGGGGTGGGGTCGCGAGGGGGGACCAGAGGCGATGGCCTCGTATCAGCGCTCGCACTCGATCGTGTTCAACCTCGAGCAGGGGACCGCCCAGTGACGGCGGGACGCGCCGCCGTCCTCGAGGCGCCGGGCGAACTGCTGGTCAGTGACGTCGAGTTCGCCGACCCCGGACCCGGAGAGGTGCTCGTCAAGCTCGTGGCCTCGGGCCTGTGCCACACCGACCTCGGCGTGATCGCCGGTGGGATCCCCTTCCCCTCGCCCGGGATCATCGGCCACGAGGGCGCCGGCATCGTCGACCGAGTCGGCGAGGGCGTGACGGGCCTCGCCGTCGGCGACAAGGTGCTGCTGAGCTTCACCTCATGCGGATCGTGCGAGGCGTGCGACTCGGCGCACCCGGCCTACTGCGAGACCTGGCTGCCGCGGAACCTCCTCGGGATGCTCCGCCCGGAGGGCTCTGCGGATGTCACGCGCGACGGCACGCCCGTCGCGAGCCACTTTTTCGGCCAGTCGTCGTTCGCCCAGTACGCGATCGCCGACGAGCGCTCAGCCGTGAAGGTCGACGCAGGGGCAGATCTCACGGTGCTCGCCCCGCTCGGCTGTGGGGTGCTCACCGGTTTCGGATCGATGTGGAACGTGCTCGATCCCGGCGAGAGCGACATCGTCGCGGTTTACGGGGCCGGCGCCGTCGGCCTGTCAGCGGTCATCGCGGCGGCGCAGCGGAATCCGTCCCAGCTGATCGCCATTGATCTCGTCGATGAGCGGCTGCGGCTCGCGGAGGAGTTCGGCGCGACGGCGACGATCAACGCAGCCAACGAGGACGTCGGCGCGCGGCTCGCCGCGCTCACCGGCGGTCGCGGCGTCAGCCTGAGCTTCGACACCACCGGCAACCCGAGGGTCGCGCGCGGAGCCCTCGATGCCGCATCGGTGCGCGGCACGGTGCTCGTGTGCGGCGCCCCGCCTCCCGGGACCGAGATCCCCGTCGACATCCAGGGAATCCTGTCGGGGAAGGTGCTGCGCGGGGTCACGATGGGCGACACGGACCCGGCGACGCTCATCCCGCTCCTCATCGAGCTGCACGCCGAGGGGAAGCTGCCGCTCGAGAGGCTCGAGAAGCGCTACCCGCTCGACGAGATCGGTCGCGCGGCGGACGACATGCACCGCGGCGTCACCGTCAAGCCGGTGATCGTGTTCTGAGCGCCGTCGGCGCGGCCGGCACGTGCGGCACGTTCATCCTTAAGCTGAGCGACGGCCCGGTGCACACCGCGGAGCACGACGGCCCGCTCACGCGCACTCACTCGCCGCGCGACATCCGCTGCGAGTCAGCGTTCGGGGCCGACGAGGCAGAATCCTCGAGCGACGAGCGTGCCGGCGATGTGCCGCGCGTACCACTCCGGCCAGTGCACGTCGTAGACGCCGCCGAGCACATCGGCCTCGTAGTCACCGTGTGGGCTCGCCGCGTCCCGCGCCGCCACGGCTGAGATCGTGGGCTTGGGCGGCGACCGGAATCATCGCCACCATGAGAGGCACGATGGCCGCCAAGAGCAGGGTCTGTCGTTTCATGGGGCCACTGTGGCCCGCGGGCCTCGGATGTCGCGCCCGGGAGGTGCCCGGGGTGGGCCCCGGGCATCCGC
The Agromyces albus DNA segment above includes these coding regions:
- a CDS encoding DUF4386 family protein, which produces MFTALVVASFFMPDIPSSDSPAEDIAAQLAADNTAHRLSLLLGFLADVAFLVFLAGLWSRLRRWEGPAGMFAALILAAGAAFVTLMLISGGLHLALVQYASGGQPDPAVLPALTDLNQWVGAAILPPSVAMFLGATVAILTTRALPRWLGWLAAATAVLQLISLAGVFQTTVEGVVGIAAFSGFLLFLVWVLATSVVLLLRPGQQPAGA
- a CDS encoding LLM class flavin-dependent oxidoreductase — encoded protein: MRAGITILPEYRWAEAKPRWQAAEAYGFAHAWTFDHLGWGPLVGGPWFGSVPTLSAAALATSRIGLGFMVASPNFRHPVSFARDVTALDDLSDGRLTVGVGAGGVDGYDVDVFGGTTKAASPSRRYKEFVELLDALLTTDGVDYSGEYYTAADARNAPGCVQRPRTPFVLAANGPKALALTARHGQGWITIGTVHDSLDGWWKSLAELSARFDEALAAESRDPATVRRFLQTDAAPVFSLSSVDVYRDFLGRAAELGFTDVLAPWPRHEGPFAGDEAILDTVATDVLPTLS
- a CDS encoding alpha-L-fucosidase codes for the protein MPDQSWVPPRVVPDDDAAALARIDTVIADGPFEDTWESLRGYRPAKWFGDSKFGIFIHWGVYSVPAYRDEWYSRNMYREGTAEFEHHRTTYGPHSEFGYKDFIPQFHMNHYDPDAWAALFRRAGAQYVVPVAEHHDGFAMYRSDRTRWDASRVGPRRDVFGDLAVAVREQSMTFGGSSHRAEHWFFMNGGARFESDVRDPAFSDFYGPAQREETEPSRAHLEDWLLRTVEIIDRYRPQLLWFDWWIENPAFEPYLRKLAAYYYNSAAAWGREVVINYKWDAFADGSAVYDIERGAMGVAQPFVWQNDSAVSRSSWCWTEGHVYKSVVELLSELLDVVSKNGNLLLNIGPRPDGTIAETEVAILEAIGAWLSVYGEAVYGTVPYAVPGEGPLQVKGGSFVDGEASSFSSDDHRFTVRNDVTGSYLYASTVAWPETDEVVLTTLGLRHQVEPREIDEIRMLGVAEPLVWRRELDALYVELPGARPNPHGYALKLSFVTPAPPKRTDFLHQL
- a CDS encoding carbon-nitrogen hydrolase family protein, with product MIRVGACQTPEIIGSVDDALACIRRLAALAATDDVDLVLFPECFLQGYLVERAHVEGSAMGLDSPEFAEVLRRLRDVSPTLVFGIIERDRQRILNTAVVVREGELLGAYRKTHLTAGESLFDAGREYPTFDLRGVRFGINICHDANFSEPANRVAAGGADVLLLPAQNMMRRSNAELWKDEHSVVRARRARETGMWLVSSDVTGARDAERVGWGPTSVINPRGEVVAQVPQMEVGLVTADVPARPFREHVVAR
- a CDS encoding lipocalin-like domain-containing protein; the protein is MEALLADEATLTPVQFDLTETQHGSPFIVFGTGVNSADHSLDLQHKNYYFSLTHLQTTGTITLDGEEIPVTGETWMDHEYGVFGDSANPVKWNLSDQQLDNGWTLSNYFLSKAGEDPPADVAVPSFSTLQSPDGQMYYVGSTMTPLAPSWTSPVTGETYYTRIRVQIPLFDADFTVTAAIPDQEFPVQGAPVYEGIGSVDGTFQGEPVTGDGWIEQAH
- a CDS encoding ATP-binding protein, translated to METLQSLLDASSLVTLTGVGGAGKTRLAMRAANRYSEHEGIDCWFVPLESVQDPQRMPLAVVRALPLADQSGRDPLEVVVAALRDTPAILVLDNCEQIIDAAASFTDELLLALPQLTVLATSRRPLELDGELVYPVPPLSLEAASEGTSDAVSLLVARARAADAAFELGPTEEASAAELCRSLDGLPLAIELAATRLRTLSIAELASGLSSRFTLLRSGSRSAVGRQRTLRAVVDWSYELCSPEQRELWCALAVFSGPFELEAAAAVGGYTIKDVVDPLDELVAQSVVEADHETGRFRMLETIRGYGRERAEEEGRLPVLTRRHLDHFAAVAASSRVDWYGPGQTAVLARLRADRAELQAALTVATAVDTDTALALFSDLCYHWAVGGFIPEGRGWATRVLALPGGSATHRVPALINAAWLCLLQGDLVEAAGRLDEADSQTQGASFSADRAATIRVEIDRWRGTHAMFSGRPQDAVGRFEASIRAAQECGHPEEALLAQFQLTTALSHLREPEAARAGRDALAYAESVHETWMRAHALWSLGLAAFVERDLDAAERFAREAIVTDRGFDDPVGECLMLEVLSWVDAERGLADRAAILLGATDARWRLIGSAITVHGPQLAAHHDRCVDELRRRLGPQRYDKLVGAGGHLDSDEAVAFALESKTTVAGGLSARERDVAMRIHRGMSNREIAGELVLSVRTVDTHVQRILGKLGFSSRAQIAAWYEATFASTSPIT
- a CDS encoding alpha/beta hydrolase, translating into MTAQLRPRIILVHGAWVGPWEFAPLIEILRERGWEVDALDLPSTGSTESMLQDAAAITAAIDRADGPVVLVAHSYGGVPVTEAGDHPAVERIVYVAAFALDAGESVISSVGGSLPEAWGIADGQVTMGRSRDERVDLIAADMPAGVPREASEQLADLFRPQSLASFGDEVSRVAWRVKPATYILTENDGVVAPEFQESLALRSGAEIVRIPHGHAPFQENPAGFADLLERVSALSSVAN